GTCATCCTGCAATTCCGGAACCGCATACTGTGTGATCCATTTGGACTCTCGAAGAGCTAAGGAAATAGTATAATCTTGCGGATGTTTCCCTTTAAGAAATCAGACAGAGACTGAACACCGGAAGAAAGGTACCTACATGTGCCTGTCTCTATCCATCGCTGCGCGTTCTTTGTTCCAATCAGCCCTCTCTGCAACCGGCCCGATAATGAATCGACGCATCACTGTGTTTTTGACATTCGCTGGCACATCACCAACAACTTCAGCTGTTGAAGCGCCCGGTATAGTCTCGATGGCATAGTACAGATTGCTCTAACTAGGTTTCCGTTAGTGATATGAATGGGGTAAAGTTCGTGGTTGCGGAGATCTCGGACTCGGCGTTCG
This sequence is a window from Aspergillus nidulans FGSC A4 chromosome IV. Protein-coding genes within it:
- a CDS encoding uncharacterized protein (transcript_id=CADANIAT00000102), translating into MSYCSGERTGDLDRRKKALSCRFGDRLSGVKGYNLYYAIETIPGASTAEVVGDVPANVKNTVMRRFIIGPVAERADWNKERAAMDRDRHISSRVQMDHT